The DNA region CTCCGGCGAGTACGTTGTTGCCCCCGGCGCGGTCGCGCGTGTCTTCGAGTACAACGATCGGCTCTTCATGTCCATTCCCGGTCAGGGCGAGGCAGAGTTGTTCGCGACGGCTCCATCCATCTTCACGCTCAAGGTGGAGCGCGGTGTCACGGTGGTCTTTCAGTCGGGCGGCGACGGTGTCGTCACTGGAGTTGAGGTCACGATCGGCCGCCAGAAGATTGTGGCCGTCAGAAAGTCCTGACCGGTCGCCGGTCTACTTCCCGGTCTGGGGACCGTCCTTGTGAGAGAGGTAACGCTCGCGCCAAATCGGGTCCGTCAACTCGCCAAGCTCCCGTCCGAATGTCTCAAGCCCCGCCGCGTAGTCAGGATCGTCGAGCGCCGCCGCCGCGTCCGCATCGATCGGTTTGGCCGGATGACATTTCAGCATGGCCCGGAATTCCGCATGGTGGTCGCGAATCGGGCAGGGCATCAGCCAATTGCCGTTGCCGGTGTAGGTTTGGCCCTCCTCGCGGTAGCCGTATTCATGCTGCCAGTTGCGGAATGCCCCGAACAGCGGCTCGGACCACACATCGTCGAGCGTGCCGCCCCTCGCAAAGACGTCCTTGATGTTCACCGGCGAATACGGCACGAAGACACATGGGCACACGTCACCGTTCCAGTTCATGTAGAGATAGCCACCCGCGCGCCCGCCCGCGATGCACCCGTTGCTGGCGGTGGCGCTGTTCCAGAAGTCTAGAAGACTTCTTCGCGACGCAGCCGCTCCATGGCGAGCAGCACTTTGTCGAATACACCAGTCCCGCGGCGCGCATCCGTCTTCTCGCGCAGGCCTTCCACCGACAGGCTGGGACTGAGGTTGCCCAGTTCACCGAGCCGTCTGGCCACCTTGTCGGTGATCAGTGTGCCGTTGGTGTAGGAGATGAAGAAGCAATCCGGATGTGCCTCGGCCAGGTCGAGGATGCCCTTGCCGCCGTCGTGATACGCGAAGGGCTCGCCGCCAGAGATCACGAAGAAGCGCGTGCCCCACTGGTTTCGCGCGTCGGTAACGATGCGGTCCAGCGTGGCCCAGTCGAGTTTTTCCGCGGTGGGGCCGGCGTCGGCATAACAGCCGATGCAGCGCAGGTTGCAGGTCTTGCCTGGGCTGAGGGTGAGAAAGTCCGGCGGGCTGCTGCCGTGTTTCTCACGGAAAAGGTCCTTCGCGTGATTGTCTCCGCGCCGGACGATGACGTCGTAGACGAGTCGGTCGAGGACACCCCGGATCGACTCACTGCCGAGCAGGCCCTGTTCGAGCGCACGGTCCGCAATGTTCAGCAGGGCCAGGCCCATGGCCAGCTTGTCGTCCCGGACACCTGGGGGATGGCGGCCGTCCGGGACCGCGGCGTTTCGGCGGAGGCGATGTTCGACGGCGGCCATAAGCGCATGCCGCAGGGGCGGTACATGGCCGATGCTCCGTGCGGTCCAGGTCAGAGTGGAGTAGGCCGCCCGATTAAATAGGCCGCTGGTGCGTTGCATGTCCGCCTCCCAAGTTGCATTGAGGCGCTGCAAGACTGACGCCAGATGTCTGGAGGCGTCCAGGGGAGGCCATCCCTCCGTTACGACTGGGGAGTGCTGAGAATTCCGCTGAAATTGGTCGGGGCGAGAGGATTCGTGCCTGGCGCGGCGAGAGCCGCGCGCCGCCTGAAACCATCGCCCGGACCATGACCGAGCAAGTGCGAGGGATTGGTCGGGGCGAGAGGATTCGAACCTCCGACCCCCTGCGCCCAAGGCAGGTGCGCTACCAGGCTGCGCTACGCCCCGACCGAACAGCCAGTGTACCCCGTTCGCGGCCTTATTGCAGCGCGTCGAATGTCGTGACTTGTTCGTAAGCCCCTGGATTTGGGGCGAAGTGGTCGGGGCGCACCGTCAGGATGACCTGCCATCCGGCCGCACGGGCCGCCTCCAGCTCGGCGGCGACATCTGACAAGAAGAGAATGTGTGCCGGGTCCAGGGCCAACGCCGACGCGATGCGCGCGTAGCTATTGGCCGACCGCTTCGGGCCCACCATGGTGTCGAAGAAGTGACTGACGAGCGGCGTCAAATCCCCGTCGTCGGTCATTGAAAAAATCAGCCGCTGCGCCAGGACGCTGCCCGAGGAGTAGATGGCCAGTGTGAGGCCCGCAGCGTGCCAGCGCTTCAGTGCCGACGGCACGTCGGCAAACGTCGCGCCGCGAAGCTGGCCGGCGCGGTAGCCGATCTCCCAGATGTATCCCTGCAACGCCTTCAAGGCCGGCGACTTCCGATCGCGATCCATCAGCCACAGGGCGTACGTGATGACCGAGTCGAGCAGTTCGTCACGGGTGCCTGACCGCCAGGGCCCCGCGCCCATCACCTGAGCTTCGGCGGCGTGTTCTGTCGCGAATTGCACGGCCAGCTCACTGACCAGGTCTGTGTTCGCCGGGTCCAGGACAAACGCCTCAAGATGCCTGCGTGCGTACGCAAACAGCACCTCGTGCACGAACGCCATCGGCGTGGTGGTGCCTTCGATGTCGAGCACCACGGCCCGCACGCCTCGTTCACGAAGTGAGCGCGTCACAAGCCCGGTGGGGGAACGGGGAAGTAGACGCTACCGAAGCAGAGCGGCTGGAAGCGGGCGTCCGCGCCGCTGTTTGTGTAGTGCGGCGTCCAGCCAGACGGATCCTGGAAGAGCCGAATGGCCCGAATGCGACGGTCGGAACAGAGGTCGAACCAGTGGTGCGTGCCGCGTGGCACCCGAATCAGGTCACCGGCCTCGACCTCGATCGCAAACACCGGGTCTTTCGTCGTCGGATGGATGTGGAACACGCCGCGGCCTTCGATGATGAACCGCACCTCGTCTTCGTCATGCCAATGTTCACTGCTGAACTTCTTCAGCATCGCGTCCAGGTTCGGCGTGTCGGGGAACACATCAATGACGTCGGCGGTCACATACCCGCCCTTGGCGTTCAGTTCCTGGATCTTCGTTTGATACGCCGCGAGCACATCTGACGCGGGCGCACCGGGCGGGAAATCGACGTCGGGCACCGCGCGCTCGTATTCGATGCCGGCTGCGGCCAGGAATGCCGCCACGCCAGCGGTATCTTGAATCGTCCGACCTTCATCTGGAATGCGGATCAGGGCCATGCGCGATCTCCTTACATCTGCGAACGACGTCCGACGGTTTCGAGCAGGAACTCCAGCGCTTCCACGTGCCGCTCGGCCTCGGCCACGGTGCGGCCCCAGGTGTAGAGCCCGTGTCCCCGCAGCAGGAACGCGTGCGCATCGGCGTGTTCTGCCAGAGCCCCCGCAACCCCGTCTGCCAACCGGGCCATGTCCTGATCGTTCTCCACGATCGGCACCCACTCACGGTGGGTGTGCGTTGTCACGCCCTCAAGGGCCTTCAGCATCTCGAAGCCCTGAAGCGCGAGGCCGCCGTCAGCCGCGTGATGTTCAGACAGCATCGTGCTCCAAACAGAGTGGGTGTGCAACACAGCGCCGGCCTTCCTGGCCCGCACGATCTCCAGGTGGAGCCTGGCCTCGGCCGAAGGCCGAGCGCTGGTCCGGCCGACCGGCCTGGCCGACCCGTCTATTGTCAGGAAATCTCGAGGCGTCAGTGTGCCCTTGTGCGCGCCGCTTCGGGTGATGCAGAGTCGCAAGGGCGATGGCGAGACGACGGCGGAGAAGTTGCCGCTCGTGGCCAGCACCCAGTTGCGGCCGTAAAACCGGCGGCCGGCCTCGATGAGCGACTTCACGGGAGACGTGCTCGACATTCGCGCCTGGTGTCAGTCTGCACGCAGGCTCGATGCGGGGTCGATTCGTGCCGCGCGCATGGCGGGCACGAGCGCCGCGATGGAACCGGTCGCGGCAATGATCATGGCCACGGCTCCGAGCGTGAGCGGGTCCGTCGGCGCGGTATCAAACAAAAAGCTCTTGATGACGCGCGTCGCGAAGAAGGCGCCACCCACACCCAGCATCGTTCCGATCGCAATCGGGATCGCGGAGTCGCGGAGCATGGTGCGCACCACCTGGCCCGGCCGCGCGCCAAACGCCAGGCGCACACCAATTTCAGACGTTCGGCGGGTGACTGAATACGCCGTCATCCCGAACACGCCGACCAGCGCCAGCGCCATGCCAAGGCCGCCGAGCAGGCCGAGCAGCACCGTCCGGCGCCGCGGCGTCACCACGCGCTCGCCGAACAATTCTTCGCTAGTGCGAATGCGTTCCACCAGCACACGCGGACCGATGCCCTGCGCGACCTTCCGTAGCTGATCCGGCAGGCCGGGGATGGCGCCTGACGGGCGCATCACGACCATCATTGCGGTATTGAGATCGTATTCAGAGATTTGGAGCGGCAAAAAGATCTGCGACTCCTGCCGCGTTGACAGTGGCCCGCCGTGCTTGAGGTCGGCAATGACTCCAATGACGGTCCACGGTGCCTTGTCGGGTCCGCTGCGCGTGAACTCGCGTCCGATCGCCAAGCCATCAAAGAATGTCTTGGCGGCGGTCTCATTGATAACCGCGCCGCGAAGACCCGCGGCGAAGTCCGCGTCCGTCGGCAACCTTCCCGATTTCAACGCGGCGCCAATCGTCTCGAAATAGCCTGGGGTGACCTCAAACGTGGTCGAACCATCAGCCTTTGCGCCAGCGGTGTAGAACGAGAACGATGTGCCGCCGCCGAGCTGGAAGTTGTCCACGATGCCGACCGAAGTCATTCCAGGCAGTGTTCGAAGCTGTTGCAGCAGGGTCGCGTAGTACTGCTGATGGGCGCCGGGATTTCGATCCAGGGGCAGTGCCTCCATCACCACGAGGCCGCGCGCGTTGAAGCCGAGGTCCACGGCCGAGATTCGCATGAAGCTGCGAATCATCAGGCCCGCTCCGGCTACCAGGATGACTGCCAGCGCCACTTCGGCGGCAATCAGCATTTGGCCGCCACGCCGTGACAGCGCTGACCCGCGCTGCCTGCCCCCACGCGCCAGCACCGATCCCAGTTGTACGCGCGACAGGCGAATGGCTGGCGCAAGCCCGAACAGCATCGCCGTCGGTACCAGCAACGCGGCGGTGGCGGCCAGTACCTTGAGGTTCAGCGTCACCGGCGAGTTGGACGAAATGGACAACGGCACGTTGGCGACGATGGCGTCGAGCGAGAGCCAGGCGAGCAAGATGCCAAGGGCGCCGCCAGGGATGGCCAGCACCACACTTTCAGTGAGCAGCTGCCGAATCAGGCGCCCGCGTCCCGCACCCATCGATGCGCGCACTGCAAGTTCAGACTGTCGCGCCGCGCCGCGGGCCAGCAAGAGGCCCGCCACGTTCACGCAGGCGATCAGAAGAATGAGCGCCACAGCGCCCGCCAGCACATTGATCGTGGTCCGCGCCTGCGAAAGCGCGGAGTCGAGCCTCGATTGGATCGTGACGGTGGACGTGGTCTGCTTGCCATCCGGCAAGGTGCGCCGCTCCATGCGCGCCGATATGCGCTCACGCGCCTGCTCGATGGTGATACCGGGACGCAGGCGGGCATAGACGCTGCCGGTCAGGCTGCCCGTGCCCCTCCGCGAATACATGTCAAGCGGGACGCGCGTCGGTACCGAGACGGGTGTGGTGGCGTTGAACCATGGAGGCAACACCCCAATGATGGTGGCCACCTCGGTATCGAAGCGGACCGTCTCGCCAATCACGTTCTCCCGCCCGGCATAACGGCGCTGCCAGTATCCGTAGCCCAGCAACGCCACGAGCGGGGCTCCAGGGGCTGTCTCTTCGCGTGAAAAGTTCCGGCCGATGAGGGGCGTGATGCCGTGCATCGGCAGATAGTCCTCGGTGAAGTGCGACACCTGAATCCGTTCGGGTTCCGCCCCTTCGACGATGCGTCCGCGGAAGGCGCTGCCCAGGGTTGCCACGTGCTGGAACACGTCATCCGACTTCTGCCACAGCCGCATGTCCGCCATCGACGGCGTCCCTCGCGAGACTTTGCCGTCGGGCATCAGTTCCTCGGGATTCAGTGACACCAGCTGCTCGGGGTCGGGAAAGGGCAGTGGCCGCAGCATCGTGGCGTCGATGACCGAGAAGATGGCGGTGGAGACTCCGATGCCGAGCGCGAGAGTCACTATCGCGATGAGGGACGAACCGCCCTGGCGGAGCAGCTGACGGAAGCCGTAGCGAAGGTCCTGGGTCAATGCATCCATGGTGGGAAGTCTGACGCCAGGCACCACCTGGCGGACGGTGCGAGTTGCAGTGCCGATCGGCCGGAAAGCCCTGGCGGGCTTTCCGACCGTCGTGGATCGATCTGGTCTCTTACTTGGTCATCGTGAACGGCTGCCCGGTGAATCCAGAGCCCTGCAGGGTTCCGGAAATCGAGCGGCCGGTGGTGGCCATCGTGCCGGTCATGGTGAAGTCGGTGAATGCGCCAATCTTGACGCGCATCGTCAGGTTCCCGTTCACCAGAATCTGACCCGGCTGCGCGGGGTCTGTGTTGCCACTGCCGATACCGGGCAGGAAGAACGTGCCGGTCACGAATCCGGACGTGTTCTGGGCCAGCGAGAAGGTGGAACCCGCAAGCTGTCCTACGGTGACGGTCCAGTTGCCGGCCGCGCTGCCGACAATGAAGTCCACGCCACTGCTGGCCGTCAGGCCTCGGCCGTCGGAGACCGTGACCGTGCCGCGGCCATTTCCGCCGGGGCTGACAAACACCACCTGCGCGGTGCTGCCGGTGCGGGCGTTGCCCGCCAGATCCCAGTTGTACGAGACGGGGTCGCCGTCGGGATCCGACGCCGTGGCGACGAAATTGAAGACCTGCAAGTCGGCGATGCCGAACGTCGGATTGACGGTGACGCTCGCGATGACAGGAGCGCGATTCGTAGGCGTCGGTGTCGTGGGCGTTCCGCCGTCGCCGCCGCTGGACTTGCACGCGACGAGAACGATGAGGAGACTGCAGCTAACCAAGTGCTTGAACATCAGGACTGCCTCCCAGCAGCGCCGGGAGTATACCCCAATATCACGATAGAATCCGGTCGTGCGCCTGTGGACAGCCGTCGCGATCTGGGGCCTCGTCCTGGCGACCGCCCAGCAGACTCCTCCCGTGTTCCGGGCCGGGGTCGATCTTGTTGTGGTGGACGTGGTCGTCCTCGACAAGGATGGCCAGCCAGTCACCAACCTGACCGCGGCGGACTTTGAGGTCTCGGCCGGTCGCCGGCCACGCCGAATTGTCTCCAGTGAGTTCGTTGGCGTTACCCGCTCGCGCCGCACGATCACCGCAGAGTCAACTGCGCTCCCTGCGCCTTCGAGCAACCGGCAGGCGGCCTCGGGGCGGTCGATCATCTTCGCCGTGGACGTGGAAGAGATTCGCGCCGGCGAGGGGCGCAGCGCGATGCGGGCGATCGGCGAGTACCTTGATCAGTTGGGGCCTGATGACCGCGTGGGCCTGGTCTCGTTGCCATACGGCACTCCCCGTGTGGAATTGACCACCAACCGGCAGATTGTGCGAGACGCCGTAGGGCAAATCGCTGGTGCGTCGAACAGAGTGCGCGACCAGCGGATGACACCCGGCGAAGCCGCCGGCGTCGCGCTCGGCGATACCGATGCGCTGATGGCGCACTGGGAGCGTACGGCGGGGCTGCAGGCGTCGAATTTGCCGGGCCCCCTGTCCGGCGCGTGTGGTCCGCCAGGCTCGCGCCCTTTCGAAATGCCGGCGACTGTTCCGGAAGGGTGTAAGGACGCGGCCCAGCGGGCGCAGGACGTCCATCTGCGTCATACCCGCAACATCCTCGACTCGTTGCGCGCCCTGGCCGAGGTCATGGCGCCGATCGAGGGGTCGAAGGCACTGGTCCTTGTGTCGGAAGGCATCACCAACGACATGCAGGTACGCGACTCCTTGCGCAAGTTCTCCGACGCCGCCGAACGTGCGCGCGTGGCGTTGTACGCGCTGCACCTGGATGCGCCGCTCGCCGAGGCCGCCGCGGGTGGGGGCAATGCGACAGGCACACGAATCCTCGACGATCGTCTGGGCTTCGACAGCATGGCCGAGATGTCCTACACGGCGCGCGGCACGGCGTTTCGTGTGGTCGGCAGTGCGACAACTGCGCTCCAGCGGATTGATACGGAACTGTCGGGTTACTACCTGATCACATTCGAGCGGAGCCCCGAGGATCGCGATCGGGATCGTCTGGGTATTGACGTGCGCGTGACGCGGCCGGGCCTCGACGTGCGGGCACGCAAGGAAGTGGTGCTCGAGTCTTCGTCCAAGGGGACGGTGGTCGCGACCAAGGCGCCTACGGATGCGAAGGGTGCGATGGGAGCCTTGCTGAAATCGCCGGCGTCCGCCCGCGAGATCGGCATCGACCTCGACACATTTGTGTTTCCCGTGGATGGCTCGTCCACCGACGCGCGCATCACGATTGCCGCTGAGATTGCGGCTGATGGAAAGCCGGTGGATGTTGGGTTCGAGGTCAAGGACACGACCGGGCGTGTGGTTGCCGACACATTTGACCCCCGGGCGGAGATTCGCCTGCTGCCGGATGGGCGTGGACTGTACCCGGTGTCCGTGGTCGTGCCGCCGGGTTCGTATGCCTTGACGCTGGGTGTCATCGATGCCGATGGGCGGCGCGGCAGCGTGACGCACACGATGGAAGTGCGCGCCTGGCCCATCGACACACTCCGCATGGGCAGCGTGGTGTTCGGCGAAATCTCCGGCGGCGCCTTCCGTCCAGTGGCGCGCGTGGGTGCCGGCGCGATCAGCCTGGCCGTTCGTGTGGAAGCGCATGCGGCAACCGCGGGGATGTTTGAGAATGCCACGGTGCGTGTTGAGACGCTGCGCCTC from Acidobacteriota bacterium includes:
- a CDS encoding SPASM domain-containing protein, translated to MNWNGDVCPCVFVPYSPVNIKDVFARGGTLDDVWSEPLFGAFRNWQHEYGYREEGQTYTGNGNWLMPCPIRDHHAEFRAMLKCHPAKPIDADAAAALDDPDYAAGLETFGRELGELTDPIWRERYLSHKDGPQTGK
- the mtnB gene encoding methylthioribulose 1-phosphate dehydratase, which gives rise to MSSTSPVKSLIEAGRRFYGRNWVLATSGNFSAVVSPSPLRLCITRSGAHKGTLTPRDFLTIDGSARPVGRTSARPSAEARLHLEIVRARKAGAVLHTHSVWSTMLSEHHAADGGLALQGFEMLKALEGVTTHTHREWVPIVENDQDMARLADGVAGALAEHADAHAFLLRGHGLYTWGRTVAEAERHVEALEFLLETVGRRSQM
- a CDS encoding VWA domain-containing protein — protein: MRLWTAVAIWGLVLATAQQTPPVFRAGVDLVVVDVVVLDKDGQPVTNLTAADFEVSAGRRPRRIVSSEFVGVTRSRRTITAESTALPAPSSNRQAASGRSIIFAVDVEEIRAGEGRSAMRAIGEYLDQLGPDDRVGLVSLPYGTPRVELTTNRQIVRDAVGQIAGASNRVRDQRMTPGEAAGVALGDTDALMAHWERTAGLQASNLPGPLSGACGPPGSRPFEMPATVPEGCKDAAQRAQDVHLRHTRNILDSLRALAEVMAPIEGSKALVLVSEGITNDMQVRDSLRKFSDAAERARVALYALHLDAPLAEAAAGGGNATGTRILDDRLGFDSMAEMSYTARGTAFRVVGSATTALQRIDTELSGYYLITFERSPEDRDRDRLGIDVRVTRPGLDVRARKEVVLESSSKGTVVATKAPTDAKGAMGALLKSPASAREIGIDLDTFVFPVDGSSTDARITIAAEIAADGKPVDVGFEVKDTTGRVVADTFDPRAEIRLLPDGRGLYPVSVVVPPGSYALTLGVIDADGRRGSVTHTMEVRAWPIDTLRMGSVVFGEISGGAFRPVARVGAGAISLAVRVEAHAATAGMFENATVRVETLRLGETAVISSQAAQLVSSADPLRRAATSVLELVRLPPDDYVIRVTIEGADGRVLGQQARVLSWAGARLRP
- the mtnC gene encoding acireductone synthase encodes the protein MAFVHEVLFAYARRHLEAFVLDPANTDLVSELAVQFATEHAAEAQVMGAGPWRSGTRDELLDSVITYALWLMDRDRKSPALKALQGYIWEIGYRAGQLRGATFADVPSALKRWHAAGLTLAIYSSGSVLAQRLIFSMTDDGDLTPLVSHFFDTMVGPKRSANSYARIASALALDPAHILFLSDVAAELEAARAAGWQVILTVRPDHFAPNPGAYEQVTTFDALQ
- a CDS encoding ABC transporter permease; this encodes MDALTQDLRYGFRQLLRQGGSSLIAIVTLALGIGVSTAIFSVIDATMLRPLPFPDPEQLVSLNPEELMPDGKVSRGTPSMADMRLWQKSDDVFQHVATLGSAFRGRIVEGAEPERIQVSHFTEDYLPMHGITPLIGRNFSREETAPGAPLVALLGYGYWQRRYAGRENVIGETVRFDTEVATIIGVLPPWFNATTPVSVPTRVPLDMYSRRGTGSLTGSVYARLRPGITIEQARERISARMERRTLPDGKQTTSTVTIQSRLDSALSQARTTINVLAGAVALILLIACVNVAGLLLARGAARQSELAVRASMGAGRGRLIRQLLTESVVLAIPGGALGILLAWLSLDAIVANVPLSISSNSPVTLNLKVLAATAALLVPTAMLFGLAPAIRLSRVQLGSVLARGGRQRGSALSRRGGQMLIAAEVALAVILVAGAGLMIRSFMRISAVDLGFNARGLVVMEALPLDRNPGAHQQYYATLLQQLRTLPGMTSVGIVDNFQLGGGTSFSFYTAGAKADGSTTFEVTPGYFETIGAALKSGRLPTDADFAAGLRGAVINETAAKTFFDGLAIGREFTRSGPDKAPWTVIGVIADLKHGGPLSTRQESQIFLPLQISEYDLNTAMMVVMRPSGAIPGLPDQLRKVAQGIGPRVLVERIRTSEELFGERVVTPRRRTVLLGLLGGLGMALALVGVFGMTAYSVTRRTSEIGVRLAFGARPGQVVRTMLRDSAIPIAIGTMLGVGGAFFATRVIKSFLFDTAPTDPLTLGAVAMIIAATGSIAALVPAMRAARIDPASSLRAD
- a CDS encoding cupin domain-containing protein — translated: MALIRIPDEGRTIQDTAGVAAFLAAAGIEYERAVPDVDFPPGAPASDVLAAYQTKIQELNAKGGYVTADVIDVFPDTPNLDAMLKKFSSEHWHDEDEVRFIIEGRGVFHIHPTTKDPVFAIEVEAGDLIRVPRGTHHWFDLCSDRRIRAIRLFQDPSGWTPHYTNSGADARFQPLCFGSVYFPVPPPGL
- a CDS encoding radical SAM protein, with amino-acid sequence MQRTSGLFNRAAYSTLTWTARSIGHVPPLRHALMAAVEHRLRRNAAVPDGRHPPGVRDDKLAMGLALLNIADRALEQGLLGSESIRGVLDRLVYDVIVRRGDNHAKDLFREKHGSSPPDFLTLSPGKTCNLRCIGCYADAGPTAEKLDWATLDRIVTDARNQWGTRFFVISGGEPFAYHDGGKGILDLAEAHPDCFFISYTNGTLITDKVARRLGELGNLSPSLSVEGLREKTDARRGTGVFDKVLLAMERLRREEVF